The following proteins are co-located in the Parafannyhessea umbonata genome:
- a CDS encoding vWA domain-containing protein has translation MTELVFVVDESGSMYALRDDTVGGFNATLEKNRRLDGEANVSVVFFSDEARVACDRRPISEVEPLGPDDYQPGGCTALLDALGGAIKHTALVQSCQPDGWRAEHVVVVVITDGLENASHSYTYDRVRRMVGACKRQGWEFVFLGANIDAIAEAGRIGICEDRVAQYVCDRGGVDLAYDAVSEVTCGARVGCIPLDWNARVNEDARRRG, from the coding sequence TTGACGGAGCTGGTTTTCGTGGTGGACGAGAGCGGCTCAATGTATGCCTTGCGAGACGACACCGTGGGCGGGTTCAATGCCACGCTCGAGAAGAACCGGCGCCTGGACGGCGAAGCCAACGTGTCCGTGGTGTTCTTCAGCGACGAGGCCCGCGTCGCGTGCGACCGTCGTCCCATCAGCGAGGTGGAGCCGCTTGGTCCGGACGACTACCAGCCGGGCGGATGCACCGCGCTTCTGGACGCGCTTGGCGGCGCCATCAAGCATACGGCGCTGGTTCAGTCTTGCCAGCCGGACGGGTGGCGCGCGGAGCACGTGGTGGTTGTGGTCATAACGGACGGGCTCGAGAACGCGAGCCATAGCTACACATACGACCGCGTGCGACGCATGGTCGGCGCATGCAAGCGCCAGGGTTGGGAGTTCGTCTTCTTGGGGGCCAACATCGACGCGATTGCAGAAGCGGGGCGGATAGGCATCTGCGAGGATCGCGTTGCGCAGTACGTATGCGACCGCGGCGGCGTGGACCTGGCATACGACGCCGTGTCGGAAGTGACGTGCGGCGCGCGCGTCGGCTGCATTCCGTTGGACTGGAACGCCCGCGTGAACGAGGACGCGCGCCGTCGCGGGTAG